In Streptomyces sp. TS71-3, the following proteins share a genomic window:
- a CDS encoding AraC family transcriptional regulator codes for MPQDEVTVSTYRFTDIGPVHIGEVVFQGELRLECEDIGTGFYVQLPISGRFESRHRGVDMLVNRTSPAVYQPGGGSFSARWQAGYRALCIRIDAPALETAMARLLGDRMVKRTSFDPVMDTSDGYGRGWADLLYSVNRQLATAPDNLLSQPLVAAPLAESLVNGFLLAAPHSHTEALTTSVAPARPAAIRTAIDVIEADPGAPLTLSVLAEQCGVGARTLQKAFQHHLGVSPMQYLRDVRLRRAHEELRAADPYVDSVASVARRWGFTHQGRFAAAHEAKFGQKPLRTLRG; via the coding sequence GTGCCGCAGGACGAGGTCACGGTGTCGACATACCGATTCACCGATATCGGCCCTGTCCATATCGGCGAGGTGGTTTTCCAGGGCGAACTGCGCCTTGAATGCGAGGACATCGGTACCGGCTTCTACGTCCAACTGCCGATCTCGGGACGTTTCGAGTCACGGCACCGCGGCGTGGACATGCTGGTCAACCGCACGTCGCCGGCGGTGTACCAGCCGGGCGGCGGGTCGTTCTCCGCCCGCTGGCAGGCGGGCTACCGGGCGTTGTGCATCCGCATCGACGCGCCGGCGCTGGAGACCGCGATGGCCAGGCTCCTCGGGGACCGCATGGTGAAGCGAACCAGCTTCGACCCGGTCATGGACACGTCCGACGGCTACGGTCGCGGCTGGGCCGACCTGCTGTATTCGGTCAACCGCCAGCTCGCGACGGCCCCGGACAACCTGCTGTCCCAGCCGCTGGTCGCGGCCCCGCTGGCGGAGAGCCTGGTCAACGGCTTCCTGCTCGCGGCGCCCCATTCACACACCGAGGCGCTCACCACCTCTGTCGCTCCGGCCCGGCCTGCGGCGATACGCACCGCCATCGACGTCATCGAGGCGGACCCGGGGGCCCCGCTGACGCTGTCCGTGCTGGCCGAGCAGTGCGGCGTCGGCGCCCGCACGCTGCAGAAGGCGTTCCAGCACCACCTGGGCGTGTCGCCGATGCAGTACCTGCGCGATGTCCGGCTGCGCCGGGCGCACGAAGAGCTCCGCGCCGCCGATCCGTATGTCGACTCGGTCGCCTCGGTCGCCCGCCGCTGGGGCTTCACCCACCAGGGTCGATTCGCCGCCGCACACGAGGCGAAATTCGGGCAGAAGCCGCTGCGTACGCTTCGCGGATAA